Below is a genomic region from Augochlora pura isolate Apur16 chromosome 2, APUR_v2.2.1, whole genome shotgun sequence.
ACTCTTGAGAAGGCTGGAAGTAGTTTAGTTGTAGTCGATTTCTTTGCTACTTGGTGTGGTCCCTGTAAAGTAATTGCACCTAAACTTCAGGAACTGTCTGAGGttagatttattttgattaacaatgaaaataatgaatgttGTGAAAAActcttttatcaaatttttctttttttcgtagGAAATGAAagatgttatatttttaaaagtagatGTAGATGAATTCCCAGAGCTTGCTGCAGAATATGACATTAACAGTATGCCtacctttatatttatcaaggGTGGTAAAGTGGTATGTATTGCTTTGGTTTTAAATGTATCTATGATGAATTAATGACAAagataaagtaaaaatgtttttaattttttttagctGGAAACCTTCTCTGGTGCAAATTACGAGAAACTCAAACTCGTACTTCAGAAGCAcaagtgaataaataatttgatcaatgataatattgttaagcaaagtcgaatattaatttgcactaataaatagaattttcaaaatttgtgcTAGCAGTTAGGCCATTGAAGATATTCTTACATTAGCTTTGTACTCCAGCAGCAGCATTTTGTGAAGCCTCATCTCCACTTGTACCCTATTTGACGGAGTCTATTCACTTTGACtgtatttatgttttaaatcaTTGCAGAATTTGATTGAGTTTGTAAAGCTTTtaggatatatttaaatttgtaaaacttGATGAATTTGAATAAGACATGATTGCAAATTCCATCCAATCATTATTGAAGCATctgtttaatttgtaaaagcTAAAAGTAAAAAACACTTCTATTGTAAGGAAACAGGAAGTgcgataaaattgtcaaaatattTGGAGATATTACACCGAAATGttcacattttattaaaataatcattatcgtttattgttatattaattaaacctGATCTAccttacatttattattacattcgtTTATACAACTAGTTAAGTTTATCATTTCGATCACAGATTTAAAAACCGCACAAACAATTTCATACAATCATAGGCTTAATGCTTTCAAGTAAACGAATAGTTTCagttaatatgaaatttatttttaatgaactgTTTTAAAAGTCAAAATCTTttgataataaacaattatgaaaGTAATAAAGTAAGATCGCTGTGGAAAACTTAAGTAACTGTATTGAacagtttatataaaaaaggtatttataagaaataaatgcattcaaataaattaatttatatcgcgAATTACGAAGTCAATATTTTCACAATCGATAAAACTGAGAACTAGTATATAAAAAGTTGGTAAAGTGAATAATATCAGTTCCAATCGGTACGGTAGGATGTCAGGgagatattacaatttttatttaaaaatgtattaaatattaagtttattGCTAAATCTCGTTGGTATTCGTACATCGCctattattttggatttattaAACCACATCTAAAATatgtgtattttattgtaaaataaaatatccgtTCAGCTTATAAAAGTTTATGTACAATaagattattttctttacgccttttctcaaaattataCGCTTGCAGACAAAGTAATATCTTGTTGTTTTTGTAACTTTAATAACAGTGAACAGGCTCCAGTTCCAGAATTACAAGGTTGGCCTAACATTAAACGACTAGAAGGAGACACCAAGTTATCACGTCTTcctgaaaatataaatcacatatatcgaattatttatattattacttcgTTATTTGTAGAACATATTTGTACatagatatttaattgctttaCCTTGTAACGTGgcatattttaagaaattgagaGAACTTTCAAAGCTAATTTGTTGCAAAGGAGATGCAGAATCTTCCATTCCTTTTCGGCTAAGAGGTTGAAATCTACCATCAAATGTCATATAATCTGCAATTAGTGACAAATGTCGAGGATCGACTGTGATACCGTAGACTTTGAATACATCTTTtacttctttaataataactctATTAGCTGCTTCAATACCGTAAGTTTGAGAAATACCGTAAATGTCATTAGAatataatctatttaaatCCAATATCTTAtcgtatttaaacatttcctgtaatataaaaaaatatagttagAAAGAACTATAAAATGGTGATATATGAATAATGTAGAActctttttatttacgattatatttATGCCATCTGTTTTGAGAAGAGTGTCACCACTATTATTCTGAAATGTAAAAGCACGTTTTATACATGGTACTTCCCAAAATACGACCCTGTTTGCAACGTTTCTAATGATTGTTGGTAAATCCAACTTCATCATTTGGAGAGGTAgctaaaaaatacaataataaatagaataataaatatgcataCAGCTACAAGAAAACCGAAAATATGTTCATTATTTACccaaaatgttaatttactccatgaatatttatcttcATCATAGTCATACTGTACTGCATGATGATACATGTTTACAACATCTTTCCTTCTTtgtgtattgtatatttcacTCGCAgcacattttgatttttcattgtCAACGTCTTCATCGTCATCTGTATTTTGCTGTTCTTGTGCATGTCTTGATTTCTCATTATCATTTTCAACAGTTGCATCATTTTCCTTTTCGTCATCCATTTCATCTTCTTCCGGATCTTCATACTCTTGATTTTCTCTATGTCGAGAAATTGATCGAGACAAGGTAGCGTCTGCATCTTCCGCCGCTTCATCCTCATCTGAAGATTCATGCATTTCCCCTAAACGATTTCGTGATATCATTGAAGACTCTGTTCTTTCATCTGGCTCCATTTCATCTAACAAAGCATCATCGCGTGTAGGTTTCTTTTCCTCCTCAATGTGTAACAAAGCACCTGTTACTTTGgcaacttttttaatttctttaaacagttccttaaaaaatatttcctctgTCTTTTTTAGTATCTCATGTGGTTGCATACAAAATTCTCCTTTGTAGGACTTGTATGGAATGTAATTTACAGCTATAGTGTATAGCAATCGTCTATTTGGCCACTGTTCCAGTTTCCTACTTATTGTAATAtcctttaatatatttgacaaAATACACTTGTTTAAATTTACTCGTAGTTTATTAGCTCgctttgttacattttttaaactctTTTTAAAAGGTATTTCCATGCTaggtgttttaatatttttagatgcCATCATAAGTATTTCACGTAATCTCGGTATACCTAAAGTGACATTCATTTCACCACGACCAGCAAAGTGGAATGTGTTTAATGTCATCTGAGTTGATGGTTCTCCAATTGACTGTGCCGCTAATAAACCTACTGGTTCACCAGGTGGACAAACgatcttcattattttcatcgatatGAGATCCCTTAAAtcacttttttttatctgagaatttatagatttattagcAATGTATTCgtctattaaattttctatttgttcagAAAGCACACCAAAATCTAAGTCTTGTCTATAGAGTGATGTTACAGGATCAGGACATCTGTTACATTGtgcataaataacatttttttcttcatcCGAGGTTCTTATCCATTTTCTCATCAACGAAAGTGCAGCTTTACTTCTTCCACTATTTTCATCAAGTTGCTTATATTTTGATGCTTTAATATTCAAGTCTTGTgttgaaaaatttgcaaaagcACTAATTCTTCTCTTTTGCAATGGGTTTCCATGTTTACTTTCCCATTTCTTAAGTTTCTTTActaactttaaaattttgctCGTATCAGAATcttctttcaaatttttaaccaCTTCCTCGTTAATAATAGCATTTCTATTATCAACCAAAAAGTCAAGTAGgtcttttcttaaaaatcttGAGCCAAATATATCAAGTCCATCCTCtccataataaatttgtactAAACTGCCATCTGAATCCCGTACTGTtgaatcataattaataaccAATCCTTCAAGATGTTTAATAAGACATCGTTGTAAATATCCTGATCTACTGGTTTTCACGGCAGTATCAATAAGACCTTCGCGACCTGCCATacagtgaaagaaaaattcttgcGGTTTTATGCCTGTCATGAATCGACCATCAATGAAACC
It encodes:
- the LOC144476963 gene encoding thioredoxin-T, with translation MVVEIKTNDEFKSTLEKAGSSLVVVDFFATWCGPCKVIAPKLQELSEEMKDVIFLKVDVDEFPELAAEYDINSMPTFIFIKGGKVLETFSGANYEKLKLVLQKHK